GGTTCTCTGAAATTCTGAATTACGATTATCATACTTCCTCTTACTGCTATTTTACTTGACTAAACCCCAGTAGTTTTATATTCTGCTCTCTGATATACAAATTCTTACCTGTCCAACGTGAAATGCTTTTGATGAGAATTAGAACTGAAGGACTTGTTGACCATCCATGTATGACTGAAGATGTTTTCCCTTTCAAACCAAAGATACCACACCAAAATTTAATGCTCCTAATTGCCGATGTTATGATTTTTAGGGTTTTCTTCTCAAACCACAATACTGTATTTACTAATCTGCATGGTGAGATAATTGGAAAAGGTTTTATTTGAAAGTTTGAGAATGTTATAAATTTGTGCGAACTACTAAACTCAGGAGTGATGTGACTACCAAAAGTTGGAAAGTGAGCACCTgacaaattaaaatgatgaaagaGCATGCATCGTGCACGTTGTTCCTTTCTACTTTCTTGAATCAAACATTGGTTAATCTATGTTCCAACGATGACATGTAATGTGCAGTGGTGGAGTATTTGCATTCTATCTCTATAGGATCATCAGAGATAGAGGTCAGCCCAGGGAACCTAATTCGGGAGCAAGGTTACAGGATTAGTTAATCTACATGCGTAGGTGAATGATCTTGAATCTTCCTTCGTAGTCTCTTTAAAGCCAATGGACGGTAACACTTGATCAGtctttataaattaaattttcggGTGAGATCTTGCTATTCAGATAATATAGAAAATAGGGATTTCAACTGTTTCTGGTGTTCTGACTTGATTTACTTCTTTAATAAGGACAAAGCAGGATTGATTGAATGCAAACAAATGTAGACGTTATCTCCAAATGCTTTTATTGTGTATAATGTAGTGTGTGTCCTATCTTCGTTTCAACTTGTAATGacctcaatatttttttatgcgtGTCCCAAGTTTAATGAGTTCGATAATTTACTGTGATTTAATCAATATCTTAGCACAGATTTATTGGGATTCCAAAACACTCCATGACTCCATGGACTTCTTTCTTTGCATCAAATCAGTGCGTAATGGAGTGGATTcttaactgaaagaataaaacatcaAAAAAGTTCAGAACTCTGCATCATGTGAAGCTCCCCGGCTCGAATGCAATGCTTAAAAACGTTTGCATTGATATATACAGCCATACAGCTACCCAAGAAAAATTTCCCAAAGTGTTTGGAAGTCCAAGAAAGGTAGcagcatgtatgtatatataagcTCCATATTGTACAAGAATGATGCCTGCAGCAAAGATGTTTTATTTCACCTCCCTCGCGAAGTTCAAATTACATTAAGCATTCCCACGAGTCATTTGACCGGGTGATTTATTACTACTGTTCAAGGGCGTATATTGCGGCCTCTCTACCTTAATCTCTGAGTCCATCTTTGTCTGCATAGTCCAACCATAAGAAAGCAGGCCTGGCGTGGATTTTGCACATCCTTCCTCATTGCTATCCGCTCAGAACTATACTCAACCCTTCCATGGTGAGAAATAGCCTCCCTCAACCAAAGATTTATGATGACCATTTCTCCTTCAGATATTTCTTTGCTTTATTTTGTCAACAAGATCCTTGCCGATGTCGCGGCGTTCTTGGTAATCGGAGGCTCAACAACCCTTATAGCTGCTGCTCCACGATTCAGTGCTTGTAATAAGCGCTTTCTTGTTACTATTCCAGTATTCCTATATGTACACGCGTAAACGATAATAAacagcataaataaaataaaaaaataagaataggTTCTTCCCGGCTTCGTCTTTAACTCAAAGATCAGTATTATCATTGACAGATTTTGAGCTTCTTTGCATCAATGAATAAACCTTCATGTGTTTAAAGAACCAAAACGAAGCATTAGTCAAAGTTGACCCGGTGAAATAGAGTTAGATGGATAACATTAATAAGTTTTGGAGattaggaaaaaaatatttttcaaaataatctTGGGTGCTTATAAATGTAATCGGCACGATTTGTTGATCTAATAGTTTTTATTCTAAATGGTAGGTAAATCACGTAAAATTTTGTTTAGTAAATGGTATTAAATTATACTTGAATTGATATAGATAATAagtaaaaaaaacttttttatttttgaaaccaagttAAAATGAGATTTTGAAGATAGATGACTTGTCCAGAATATTacttaattatataatttacgAGAGTTGAATAGTAATTAAACTGAGATTTGAACATTacataattttcttgaatattatGTAATAACAGAATATTTATGAgagagaataaaaaaaattgatttaaatGTAACGACTATACCGAGTAGGGTAAATATTGATAGAAATGTAATTTTGGGATAAAGACTCACTGGGGTGAtgatacttgattttattttggATAATATAAAatgagtttttgaaaaataaaaacaagcattgcaatatttttttttctaaatacaCACTTGACTTCTTTTTCGTGATACCGCCGTATAGCTCAAGAATATCCATATATGCTTGCAACTTGAAAGAAATTGTATGCGCACAATGTGCCTCATTTTGACCAATACACAAACATATCCACAGAAGACCATAAAAGGTCCGAAACTTTGGACAGCACATCAAATTCAGGTAACCAAAAGTGGCTGCATAACTTACAGTAGAGAGATGGAATAACTCTGAAAAAAATCCTGCGATAAGGATATTTACAGGTTagaaatatttaatttagatGATGTGCAGCACAACAAGAGACCCGACCCCTCACACACAATGAACGATAGAACTATCACATTAGCATATTTTGTACAAAATCAGGCAATGCTGCTGCCACGCCATCAAAACTTAAATCTACGGTCAATTTCATATTTATATGTTTCATATTTGTCAGCGTCCAGAGCCCTCAAATAAAAATCTGAGATCTTCGACTGTGAGGCGAGTAGCAGGCATGCCACTTTGATCTTCACCAAAAGCAGATGCGACCATCTTCCTCTTGTCTTCCTGTAGGCATGATAAACAGAGTTTTAGCAGTTGACACCATTTCTCACCAATTACCAGAGCAAAATAATCAATTCACCATTATTGTCCTTAAAACTTGCATCAACTCATTTAGCTCAAATCTTTCAAGTCCAGAAAACACAGCTCAACAATCTCACTGAGAAGGAAATCAATTGCAAAATGCAAAAAGCGAATTCAATTTTATCATTGTCCCCATCAATTACGGAGCTTCAGATGACGTACAAATATTAAATCTCAAATGAGGCCAACCAATAGCAATTCCAACGTAACAAACAAGCCAACAGCAACCATTCACATTGGGATTCCAGGAAAGAGTAGAATAAGTAAACAATATCTTTTTACATTAACAAGTTCTTGAAAATAATGATCACGTAACAAGTTACTAGATACCAGCCTATTGTCCATAAGAAGGccaaaaaatattcatttccaAGCAAAAATAATAGTCAACCTAGTTAAAACTAAACTTATCTAACGTGAAGTCAACAGCAGGTGGATTGCTCGTTTGTTTCATTTGAGTAGGGTTACAACACATCTTTATTTGTTGAAATAGGGTAAAACAAGTAGCCAATGTTTACTTGTTTTTGTACCCAAATGTTCATGAAGAAATATTAGAGAATTCTACGGCAATAGATTGGTTAGGAGCCCTCAGTAGTTATGGTGACACACTAAtgccaataaatttataaaaaataagaaattatagaAAATATCTAGCGTTCAACAAAATAAGAGTGTCAGCTGAGATGAATGACAACAGGGATGGAGTAAAATAGAAAAGAGATGCCTATGCCTTCTATGTATCACTAGAGGATAATCAATCAAACAATCAATAATTTCAACAAATTCAAAGAAGCCTGTCACACTACAGGCAATGCACAACTTTGCCACAAGTATTTGGGCAATCCTGGTCTAACAGAGAAATAAATTCATGGAAATAAGAAGAAATAACTTCATGgaaaacaagaaaaggaaaTATGGTTCTGATTAAGAACGAACCGAGTTGAGAAATTAtatggcaaaaaaaaaaaaactcgtgAGAGCAAGATGAAGCGGCTAGACAAAAAGATTGTAATTTGATTAAAGAGACGATCATAGAGGCATGAGTCAGAAAAGAGCCTAGAATAACCATGTCAAGGTGTTCAATCCATACCCAGACTCAATCAGACAATAAATACAACCTCAAAgctcaataaataaatatatcaacCAATAAACAATGTTCAAAAGATTAGACGTGTGGATACCTGAAGAGCCAAAATGCGATCTTCAACAGTGTCCTTGATGGTTAACCTTGACACTGTAACAGGACGAGTCTGTCCTATCCTATGTGCTCGATCAACAGCCTGATCTTCTGTTGTCGGATTCCACCAAAGATCCAAAAGAATTACGCGGCAAGCAGCAACCATGTTCAAGCCAAGATTTCCAGCTTTTAGAGACATCAACATGACATCCACCTGGGAAATAAAGTAATATTGAACGGGAAAACAATTGACCAGAGGTAAATGACTGAGGAATAATTCTGACACAATCCATGATGGTATTTGATAACCAAAAAACCATAGACACGTGATTGGGCCGGGTACTAATGATTAAGTGGGTAAAAAGATTGACGAAGGGCAGACTTTCCATCTCAAGTCACATTACTCTGTAGTTGAGAAATGTTTCAAGCTCAATTTTGGAACGAAGAAGTAACTCCTTATTTAACTCTTTTTATCACTGTTTGAATCCTTATCCACTAGCCAATGCTTGGAGTTAGAAAAAGAAATATGTCGAGAGGTTTGTCAAACACATAAACATAGAAGTTTGATACTCTGCATCCAATGGGAAATTCTATCCTAATATATTTAACAACCCTTCCAATGGCTAATCCCACACCAAGAGTGTTACCCCCGGTGTAGGCTAGAATTTTCCGTATCcgataaaatgaaaaatgtcaAGTTTATAGGCTAAAAATATACCTTTCCTCTCTATAGAAGAACCCGACTTTATCATTTTATAAATGCTAACAATAGACAAGTCTACAAGTTGGTGCCACTTGCCGATTAGAAATACCACATTTCATTCAAcgatgtaaattttttttgacaAGAACCTCCAACATGAAATTCAACAACTATATCTTCAATCAGATACAATTGAAGCCAACAAGAATGGAAGACGTCCAGACACCTTAgagaaaaatacacttaaattTTAACTAGCAAGAAAATGACTAACATGGAGATCAAAGTCTAACCTCTGGATCAGTGTTGAAATCTTTGACAGCCTTGTCTCTTGCAGCTATTGACATTGTACCGTCAAGCCTACGGAAATTTATATGGGAGTTCTTCAGTGATATCTCCACTAAGTCCAACATGCTAGTCCACTGGGAAAACACAATGGCCTTTTCAGGTTCTTCACTCTCAGAATCCAAGTAGAGACCACTTGAAGATGAAGCATCTCCCCCAACTGTAACCAAATCATACGACTTTGACCTCTGACCTTTTGAAATGCAATGTAACTTGAGAATTTCCAGAGCAGATCTGATTTTAGAAGATATGTAGTCAGTCTGCAGAACCTTAGATTTTTCACCCGTTTCATATGAAACGGCGGTATCACTGTCAATATCATCAGATAAACATCTTCGTAAAGTCGCTCGGGAATAAACAAGATCTGCACCAAGTTGTTCCTTGCACTCTGGGGCTGGACAAGTACTGTCTTCCCCTGTCAAATGATCTGAGACACACTGATAACAGAAAACATGTCCGCACATTGTGACGATTGCATTTTCAGGAGGATCCTGTAGAATAATAAACCATTCAAAAAATACTTTAGCCTTTTGTGGTTAACATATGGCTTACCTGCAATGAAAAATCAACAAATGAAAGTtgtcattaattaatttttcatcACTCATGTAACTGTTACCATGTGAACTATCAGAATCACCAAAATCATATTGTCATCCCTACATATTGCATGATGAGAAGAATCCAACAAGCATGCATTCACAGTAGTATTATCTAATAAACAGTTCCCAACACCAAACATGATTGACACCGTAGACACTAGACAATAAATCAATCACTAGCAGGACCATTATACAGAACTCATAAAAATACTAGTTGACAAGCATAAAGAAAGGACTGAATCATTTAACAATCTCATCAATATATAGCCAGCCTCCAGAAAAAGTGATAACTAGACATCAGTCATGTCATTTTCCAATGCATAAAATCTATGAACCACCTCAAGTTTTTACTCGAAATCCCAAATCTCCACTAAAGGGTCACCTCTAGCATTTGATCGACCAAGAAAAAATGGTCAGTTGGTCAGGAAAGCACAAAGAAAACAGTAAATTAGATGAACCAGTTTCATGTGATAAGCACCAAAAAAGGTCTTAAGTGAGAGATATCGTACTTTGCATGCAAGACATATGGCCAAAGAATCTTCcagaaaattatttaaattaacaaGTAATTCCCTCGGGAGTGATTTGGCCATCTCAGAGGAAACTTCTCCAACAGGATCAGAACGGAACCCTTTGACAAGTAATGGATGGTCACAGGCTTGACGAAGTCGGAGAAGCAGCAGTAGTATATTTGCATAATTTTGATTCAACGTGCCAGCAGCAGCATATTCCTGAAAATTACCTATTTTAAATCCAAACTTTTTTACAATCACAATCAAAACTAAATGTCATTAATCCACCATCAAGTAAAAGATACGAgtgaaaaacataaaaaaaaaccaTAGATCTAATTAACAACCACGATCTGACAAAGGACTCGTGAATTTAAATCATGGCAAGTAAAAGACTTGACACCTGTCCTAGAATTTGTCTCATGGCACCACAATCTCCAGGAGTTTGTGCTACTGATATCATTGAAAGGACCACAGATTCTCTGGCACCAACCTCAATGTTGTATCTACTAATGTCTAACGGGCAAAGTTATCTCCAGTAGATATGGAGGAAAGTGTATAAATTACCCCATTGGTTCATAAAACACCACAATATCAGCAGTCTTCCTATCAAAATATAGCATTCTATCAATTAGTTGATAGTCTCTATTTCATCATTGACAATGTCGGGTTAAAAGGTATGGTTAGTCTGATGACCTGTAATCCTATTTCATTCCATAAATATAtccatattaaacataaaaacaCAAAGCAGACACATTGAAACCAACAATTACACATGACACTAAaccgagagagagagagagagagagagagagagagagagagagagagctgCAAAATATCGGAATTAAAAGGAATTAACTCATTATTGTGACCCAGAAATGAACCAAGATGGTTACAAGGGGATCATCAACAACAgcttattataataaattagatCCCACCTAAGAACACCTAATGACTTTTTTGTACAAGTACCACTTCTTTAAGATAATGATGCCCATCATAAAAGAATATTTGGCAGATAGCCCCAGGATGTTTTAGACCATAACGTAGCAATACCGTAATATAAGGATCCCACCACATTCACAAATTAATGTTTCCATCCCTAATTGCGTACCTATAGCTTCAAAAAGAACACTGTCAACAACTGATGATTCAAGGTAAATTACTTCAGTTAATAACATGGATACCCACATGCCAGAGGCAAATATAAAAACATCAAATTCAGTTCCACATAATCCAATAAAATAGAAACAATAAAGATATCATGAGCAAAGTCTTAAAGGTATTCCAACATAATTTATTCGAAATTGAATTCATAGAGATGCTATCATAATAATTTTACAGAGGACCGGTAACATCAGGGGAGGAAACTAAAGTCAAAATGAAAAAAGTGATGACTAATAAAGCACCAAAACACGGACAGGAATAACACTGGTGGATGAAATCGGCAACAGATTCCAGTAGTAAACATCAATAGAATCACATGAGTACACACATTTACAACTCAATTGAAACTGGAATAAGTGGATGAGAGATACACACAAACAAATCAAAATAAACACGAGTCACACACAAAGGAAGAGGAACCTTAAATTGCTTGCGTGAATCTGCTTCAAGTTTGCTATAAAAGGTCCTTTCTTCTGCAGCAAAGTCCACCCGCTTTAAGTGTACTTTCTTGGGTGGCAGGATAATTATAGGCTTGCCATCAATAAATGTGCCTAAGCCACAAATAAAGGATTATTACCATCAGCCAATATAAATTATCtatacatgtgaaatcaactgaGGCCATTTATCGTTGCATTTTATCGAAAACAACATGAAAATTAACCATTTCAATTAAAAATGACATACTAAAGTCTTCAAAAGAAATAAGAtctgattaaaaaaaaagaattaatcAAGTAACACAGAGAAGCTGCCAAAACTACTTGCGCTGCTGGGATAATCGAAGTTTCCACCCTTGACAAAAAAATGGTCACTATATTAAACCACAATATCCATTCATCCAGTGTTGGTACAACCAATAAATCAAAACGTACACAGTTCAATACTGTCGAATGTGAAACAGTTAGAATCACCCTTGACAAAAAAATAGTCGCCATATTAAACCACAATACCCATTCATCCAGTGTTGGTACAACCAATAAATCAAAACGTACACAGTTCAATACCGTAGAACGTGAAACGGTTAGAATCAGTAGCCTCGTCGGAATTGGGTGTTGTGCAATCATAGAGCACACGATGCTCACTGTAGAAACAAATTATACAATCTATGGCATTCATCCTTCTAATTATAACATAACATGGCCAAATGCGAACTCTCAAATCTAAACAAAAAGTGTCACAGTAATGTCCAAGTTCAAACTTTAATTGAGAATGCCGCTTCCAACATGCACCAACTGTAATTTCACGACTCTTGCCTTGATGAATATTCAAAGGAAAAGAACAACCATCTATTGAATGAAAACTCTAGAATTAAGAATGAACAGCAAAAGCATACACAGAATTGAAAAATAAGTCATCTACAACTTCAAAAATTATGTTTTCATAAGTTGCAGCTTCAACTGTTAAAAGTACTTTCAATATTCAAAAAGTATGATTCCAATTAAGGGAGAGTCGTTTAGATAAATATAAACATTGAAGAGATTGAAAGCTATTAGAACAATGAAGGTGGATAAACTAAAAAGGACTAGGTTCGTTAGTGTTAAAAAAAGAAACTCGCAGGTGAGAAGGCAATTCTGCCAAAAAAATATCGAGCTCAACTTTCATTTTTCTACTATTGGGTATTATCATGATGACCTTCAAATTGTTTGTTTCGAGTAGACAGCTAAAAGATTTTACATCAAGAAAAGTAATGATATCCAAAATAAAAACGAAGACGCTTACAATAGAGTGTTACTTTTTTATTACAGCAATGGGATTCCTCCGGAGGAAAAAGTGAGCTGACGAAACTGAAAATTCAAGCAAAACTAATTtcgtaaaatatatcattttacAATACAGAATCAGTTGAAACCCACAAATGTTTTCCACTACAAAgtattcaaatatattattaatcATATAAGGGTACTAGACTAGTATTAGAAAAAAGCAAGGGAAGATCCTGATACAGCACAGTTAAGAATCTCTCCAActttcccaaattaaaaatattaatgtcAAAAACTCATAGATAAGTGTTGAATCATGatgatttgaaaaaataaaCATCCTTTCAAATTTTTACCACCTTCCGCATTCCAGAacatattttctaaaaaaaacaaGAACCCTATATCATTTTAGCAAGCCTCTGCGAATTCTTCAAAAGATAGAAACATTGTTGTACAAaactattttatattaaagAGTATTCTCACGGATAAATAATGATAGAAGAAATTGAAAATCACCTTTAGTTCGACGCAACATGATATTTCTTAACACAACCTGAAGCTTTTTGTATCCTTTGGTTGAATCCCTTGAAATTAGAGTCTTGATCGAGGAGACAAACGTTTTATACTTATCATATGGATCATATCTCAAAAATCTGAAGTAGCTGAATAATTCATCTATTGAATTTTGTATTGGTGTTCCAGATAAGCACCATCTTCGCTTTGCTCTAAGGCTGCAGCAGGCCCTGGCCACTTGAGTTCTATGATTTTTTATGGTTTGAGATTCATCCAAAATAACCCTAGACCATTTTACCTTCGCTAATGTGCCACAATCACTATCAAAAGCAGAAATATTGATGTCTTTTTTACCCTTCTTGGACCTCTTATTAGCTGACAACTTTTTTCGTTTCTTTGCCATGGAAAATGTAGAAGATAATCCATATATGTCTCCATCTTTAGGTTCACTGTCGTCCTCTTCAACCAAAGGTTGTTTTGGAACTTCATTGGACACAATGGCATACGTGGTCAAAACCGCATCATATTTTGCTAATGCTGCAGGACTTTTGGTCCTACTACCTCCATGATAAATCAAAACAGAGAGTTTAGCTTTATCTGTAACTTTCTCATGCAGCTCCCGAGCCCACTGTCGAAGAACACTAGCTGGACACACAATCAATGTACCTGCTGTCGGCCTCCTGCAATGAAATCCCGTTACTGTGTTACTCGTCTGTGGAAGTATAGTAAATTCTTCACTCTCTTCAGCCTGCTTTCTTTCATCAGCTGCAATATCCCTAATTTCATCATCGTCATCCAAATCTAAGGCTTCAGTTTGGATATTGCATGAGTCTTCGGGCTTAGATTTTCCCTCCAGAATTCTCTGTGCGTGAATGAGGGCAATCATTGACACAGTCTTACCAAGGCCCTGCAAAATGGAAAATTTATAAGAAAGACTGTAGGGGAAAAAATGAAGTGGCAGCAACACTAGTTCGCAGACCTGATCATCAGCCAAAATTCCGCCCAAGCATAAACCAGATGATTCCTTCTTGAGCATCCACGCCAAAGCAGTTTTCTGCATGTGAAAAGTCCTATGCTCAGAAGTACATGTGCACAGCACAATTAAAGGGTGTCTAACAGAAGCAGACAATGAATGACCTGGTGCCTAAGCAGAGATACAGACAATGTGCCATCAGGTAATGTAGCTTCTTCTTTGGGTTGATGCAAATCCTGCAGGAAAATGACAACGAGTCCAGCATAATATTGTTCACTTATTTAGCAATCAAATGGAATAAGGTCTCAAGCTGGGTACACAGTTGCAAGAAAATCTTCTCAAAAATAGGTCGGTCTTTTGTAGGTTGCAAACATGAAATAGAGTAAAAAATACACAACAGAAAGAGAGAGGAACAATGTCCAAGTTACTGAATTTTGCTCAAAAGTGAACTATAGAAAACACTGTACAGAACTTCGATACAGGCACATTGATACAACCAAAGTACCTTCAGCAGCAACCCACACTGGAGTCTAATTCTAGTAGAGAATAAATAATACTTTTCGATTACCACCATTGTTTAGAAACTGGAGATGGACGTTCAACTAGGAACTGCATTCAATCCAGAATATTCAACAAGATAGTTAGTTGTACAGATTGGAGTGATGCACACTGGCAAACCGGCCCTGATCAGAAATTTCCAACTCTGATTCCAATTTCTCCAAAATTACGAATTTTAAAGTTTGGTACCCCAAGAATTTGAATTCTCACTGGTTATAATGGTTGAACAAAATAATAGTGATGAAGAAGATTTGGAAAACACCGAAATGCTGGAAATGGAAACATATGAGTCATGTTGTAAAACAATTTTACATTACTCTTCCATAATGCCAGCCTAATTCTCTATCCTCATTTCAGTTTTCATTCTAACTAATCCTACATTCTTTCATTTCCACCGACCACCACGATGTTAAAGGCTTCACTCAGCTTCTGAAAACGAATTTATTTGCCAAAAAAGTTCAAATTGGCACCATCAGGCAACAGCTAaaaaactcattaaaaatacaATTAGACAATTAGTTGAATTAATAAGTGAATTTTGTGCCAACAGGATATGCCAAAATATGGATGACTCCACCCTGGAGTTAAAAGAAATGATGGGGTAATCCAATTTGGGACGAAAAAAACAAACATGGTCAATAAAGAAGAGTTAAAAATCAAATTAGTCAGTTCGAATCATGTTTCATATAACTATAAACCTATTATATGACTCAGTTGTTATTTAGTTGGAGTGGTTGCCCCCATCATGTAATATCCCAGAATATTTTCTCACCCATAGTCATCATAGACTTCCAAATTAAGCAAAAACAAAAGAGTTGTAACCCTAGATCTATGGTCAAACCACGTCAGGAGATATAGGCCCTCATTGATCATGATTGAGTAACAATGTTTAGCTGTGTTCTATATTCCTCTTTTGAGTATTCTCTCTATCATTGAAAAGTTAACAAGAAGATAGAGAGTAAAGTCACCCACTAAGCTTCTTAATCTTCAGAAAGTAAAGGCACTACTAAAACATGAATAAATATAAATCTTAGAGAATTGTCTGAGTTGATAGAGTAGATGAGCATTTGACCAATAATCAGGAGTTTGAACGCTATTGTGTTATCCCGAATATTTTTCAGGCGAGTTTGTCACATAGGGTTTGCCCACTGTGGTTTACCTAGCTAGCGTAGTTTGCACGCTATTGTGTTATCCCGAAGGTTTATCCAGTGCGCACCGAAGAGTAGCAGCTACGGTTGTCATCATCATAAAAAATACTCATAAAACATTGCAAATAAATGGAATAAAGAAAGTGAaatcaaaaaaaatttagaatacGGATGACAACATTGCTGGGATAAAATCAAGATCAATGTTGCTACGTGGATTGGTAATCACGAAGAATTTAAGAACGTGTCAAACCCATATATAATTGAGAGATTGGGCTTATGTGTATAATTAATAGTGCATCGATCTTATGTAGCTTCAATTGAAAGTGAACCACTAGTCCACTGATTGtaattaacatttttaaaattattaataaaatatcttttctaataaaaaaatcgaaaaaaggTGAGATACCAAAGTTACAGATAACAAATATCTATCCAATTGTCTAGGAaaacaacaaatataaagcaCTAAACAATCACCCGCGAATATGAAATTAGGAATCATGTCAAACAAGTACCTGCAAAGCTGCTTGGTAAACAAATCTCTCATCAGCTCCAGCAATCCTTTCTTCA
The sequence above is a segment of the Primulina tabacum isolate GXHZ01 chromosome 6, ASM2559414v2, whole genome shotgun sequence genome. Coding sequences within it:
- the LOC142548627 gene encoding helicase-like transcription factor CHR28 isoform X3; translated protein: MDRDGNSYQSNGLNNAGRFNTTHELRSFPESMKRALPASIQPSISRTISNNLVENVGGSQIRETYGKYYQPATLSDSLNGKNHVVEDFHRVTVNDTLYEKRGNRLLPSSLMIGKYSPTVQVLNSNDSMHQTGVGEERIAGADERFVYQAALQDLHQPKEEATLPDGTLSVSLLRHQKTALAWMLKKESSGLCLGGILADDQGLGKTVSMIALIHAQRILEGKSKPEDSCNIQTEALDLDDDDEIRDIAADERKQAEESEEFTILPQTSNTVTGFHCRRPTAGTLIVCPASVLRQWARELHEKVTDKAKLSVLIYHGGSRTKSPAALAKYDAVLTTYAIVSNEVPKQPLVEEDDSEPKDGDIYGLSSTFSMAKKRKKLSANKRSKKGKKDINISAFDSDCGTLAKVKWSRVILDESQTIKNHRTQVARACCSLRAKRRWCLSGTPIQNSIDELFSYFRFLRYDPYDKYKTFVSSIKTLISRDSTKGYKKLQVVLRNIMLRRTKGTFIDGKPIIILPPKKVHLKRVDFAAEERTFYSKLEADSRKQFKEYAAAGTLNQNYANILLLLLRLRQACDHPLLVKGFRSDPVGEVSSEMAKSLPRELLVNLNNFLEDSLAICLACKDPPENAIVTMCGHVFCYQCVSDHLTGEDSTCPAPECKEQLGADLVYSRATLRRCLSDDIDSDTAVSYETGEKSKVLQTDYISSKIRSALEILKLHCISKGQRSKSYDLVTVGGDASSSSGLYLDSESEEPEKAIVFSQWTSMLDLVEISLKNSHINFRRLDGTMSIAARDKAVKDFNTDPEVDVMLMSLKAGNLGLNMVAACRVILLDLWWNPTTEDQAVDRAHRIGQTRPVTVSRLTIKDTVEDRILALQEDKRKMVASAFGEDQSGMPATRLTVEDLRFLFEGSGR
- the LOC142548627 gene encoding helicase-like transcription factor CHR28 isoform X1, encoding MLIIFRGILGGLRQISCIQVSSAFGNFTEVVGKSEMASLDPIDISSSSDSDSDLREIDNYREGSPVTNSASSVNLRVLPSWGSSNPPHSTSYNGHSHQVLSSSKRPVVNGETSSKRHEVHRASSSRMDRDGNSYQSNGLNNAGRFNTTHELRSFPESMKRALPASIQPSISRTISNNLVENVGGSQIRETYGKYYQPATLSDSLNGKNHVVEDFHRVTVNDTLYEKRGNRLLPSSLMIGKYSPTVQVLNSNDSMHQTGVGEERIAGADERFVYQAALQDLHQPKEEATLPDGTLSVSLLRHQKTALAWMLKKESSGLCLGGILADDQGLGKTVSMIALIHAQRILEGKSKPEDSCNIQTEALDLDDDDEIRDIAADERKQAEESEEFTILPQTSNTVTGFHCRRPTAGTLIVCPASVLRQWARELHEKVTDKAKLSVLIYHGGSRTKSPAALAKYDAVLTTYAIVSNEVPKQPLVEEDDSEPKDGDIYGLSSTFSMAKKRKKLSANKRSKKGKKDINISAFDSDCGTLAKVKWSRVILDESQTIKNHRTQVARACCSLRAKRRWCLSGTPIQNSIDELFSYFRFLRYDPYDKYKTFVSSIKTLISRDSTKGYKKLQVVLRNIMLRRTKGTFIDGKPIIILPPKKVHLKRVDFAAEERTFYSKLEADSRKQFKEYAAAGTLNQNYANILLLLLRLRQACDHPLLVKGFRSDPVGEVSSEMAKSLPRELLVNLNNFLEDSLAICLACKDPPENAIVTMCGHVFCYQCVSDHLTGEDSTCPAPECKEQLGADLVYSRATLRRCLSDDIDSDTAVSYETGEKSKVLQTDYISSKIRSALEILKLHCISKGQRSKSYDLVTVGGDASSSSGLYLDSESEEPEKAIVFSQWTSMLDLVEISLKNSHINFRRLDGTMSIAARDKAVKDFNTDPEVDVMLMSLKAGNLGLNMVAACRVILLDLWWNPTTEDQAVDRAHRIGQTRPVTVSRLTIKDTVEDRILALQEDKRKMVASAFGEDQSGMPATRLTVEDLRFLFEGSGR